Proteins from one Candidatus Marinimicrobia bacterium CG08_land_8_20_14_0_20_45_22 genomic window:
- a CDS encoding sugar isomerase, which yields MNNRKTKYSRFALIKEMLETSEIIRNFQTKDMNPIIKALKKSEKLFLTGEGSSRIFPAKNATNIAQKANLPLTIYTQGSRQAAEFDLKDFVLFGASNSGKTKEVISLFKTKPAAAKFALTAYRDTPLESLSEAGFILSCGAENAVAATKSVIEQALFYHKMLLNYQGKDLDQVTLSRLADLSAEVLELPVEPEITAKIVAAPIIYFAGRNVGVAEEATLKTNEITRKKSAYLEGTYAVHGIEEVMDKSETVIVVNPYKEEEEKFQEVLVKGVGMNVIAIASRETIFPTIKIPTLEGFDNYLQLQMCWNLLVEVGIAEGINLDKPVRARKVGNEFLG from the coding sequence ATGAACAATCGCAAAACAAAGTATAGCCGTTTTGCACTGATAAAAGAGATGCTCGAAACTTCCGAAATTATCCGGAATTTCCAGACAAAAGATATGAATCCTATCATTAAGGCTTTGAAAAAAAGTGAAAAACTGTTTTTGACCGGCGAAGGTTCGTCAAGAATTTTTCCCGCAAAAAACGCAACCAACATCGCGCAAAAAGCCAATCTTCCACTGACTATTTACACGCAGGGAAGTCGCCAAGCGGCTGAATTTGACTTGAAAGATTTTGTTCTTTTCGGCGCTTCTAACTCCGGAAAGACCAAAGAAGTTATCTCACTATTTAAGACCAAACCCGCCGCCGCAAAATTTGCCTTGACGGCCTATCGTGATACGCCGCTTGAATCGCTTAGCGAAGCCGGTTTTATTCTGTCATGTGGCGCGGAAAATGCCGTCGCCGCCACGAAAAGTGTTATCGAACAGGCGCTTTTCTATCATAAAATGCTGTTGAATTACCAAGGAAAAGATTTAGATCAAGTGACTTTGAGCCGGTTAGCCGATCTTTCTGCTGAAGTCCTCGAATTGCCCGTTGAGCCGGAGATCACGGCAAAGATCGTCGCCGCGCCAATTATTTACTTCGCCGGAAGAAACGTCGGAGTTGCCGAAGAGGCGACATTGAAAACCAACGAGATCACACGCAAGAAATCGGCTTATCTTGAAGGTACTTACGCGGTTCATGGTATCGAAGAGGTCATGGACAAGTCCGAGACCGTCATCGTCGTCAATCCCTACAAAGAAGAAGAAGAGAAATTTCAGGAAGTTCTCGTCAAGGGCGTCGGAATGAACGTCATCGCGATCGCCTCGCGCGAAACAATTTTCCCGACGATCAAAATTCCAACACTGGAAGGTTTTGATAATTATTTGCAACTTCAGATGTGCTGGAACCTGCTGGTCGAAGTCGGAATTGCTGAAGGCATCAATCTTGACAAACCGGTTCGCGCCCGGAAAGTCGGAAACGAATTTTTAGGTTAA
- a CDS encoding phosphofructokinase, whose product MKGNALVAQAGGPTTVINSSLSGIITQCLKENAIENVYGCHWGMLGLMNEDFVDLGKEDKTVIEGLKRTPSSALGSSRYKLSDKDMPKVLEILKKHNVRYFFGIGGNDTMLNVYQVEKYCHKHDYELYGMGCPKTVDNDLFGTDHTPGFPTAARFVALSVLQAGILSRDMQKVDQFVIYQTIGRDAGWLAASAFAVKSAESDPPHIILLPEVPFDEEKFFAKFEETYRKFGFVSIICGEGIVNADGTPVSASKTKDNFSNVEFGAMGGASAAMMLHRMLTNKYGYRGEFQVPESLPMCSADRAVENDIEEAFMLGQEAVKFAVNKTSGLMTTIERTSNAPYQIKIGTIQLEKVAAKTKPIPKEFIAEDGMMMTESFNEYIKPLIGELPKYVKLNFYPVK is encoded by the coding sequence GTGAAAGGCAACGCTTTGGTCGCTCAGGCGGGCGGTCCAACAACAGTCATTAATTCCAGCCTGTCGGGAATTATCACACAGTGTTTGAAGGAAAATGCAATTGAAAACGTGTACGGCTGTCACTGGGGCATGCTGGGATTGATGAACGAAGATTTCGTTGATCTCGGCAAAGAAGACAAAACAGTCATTGAAGGGTTGAAACGCACGCCTTCCAGCGCGCTTGGTTCGTCGCGATATAAATTGTCCGATAAAGACATGCCAAAAGTTCTCGAAATCCTAAAAAAGCACAACGTCCGCTATTTCTTCGGAATTGGCGGAAATGACACAATGCTCAATGTTTATCAGGTTGAAAAATATTGCCACAAACATGATTATGAACTTTATGGAATGGGTTGTCCGAAAACAGTTGACAACGATTTGTTCGGCACAGACCACACGCCCGGTTTTCCAACGGCGGCACGGTTCGTAGCGCTTTCCGTTCTTCAAGCGGGAATTCTCTCGCGCGACATGCAGAAAGTTGATCAGTTTGTTATTTATCAGACTATCGGACGCGACGCCGGATGGTTGGCGGCTTCCGCTTTCGCGGTGAAATCTGCCGAATCCGATCCGCCGCATATCATTCTCCTTCCGGAAGTTCCGTTCGACGAAGAGAAATTCTTCGCAAAATTCGAAGAAACATATCGCAAATTTGGTTTTGTTTCGATCATTTGCGGCGAAGGAATCGTCAATGCCGATGGCACGCCGGTTTCGGCTTCCAAAACTAAAGACAATTTCTCGAACGTCGAATTCGGAGCGATGGGCGGAGCGTCCGCCGCGATGATGTTGCACCGAATGTTGACAAACAAATACGGGTACAGAGGAGAATTTCAGGTTCCAGAATCGCTTCCCATGTGTTCAGCCGACCGCGCCGTTGAAAATGACATCGAAGAAGCATTCATGCTTGGTCAGGAAGCGGTCAAGTTCGCCGTCAATAAAACATCCGGCCTTATGACGACCATCGAACGAACATCGAACGCTCCTTACCAGATTAAAATCGGCACGATCCAACTAGAAAAAGTCGCCGCCAAGACCAAGCCGATTCCCAAAGAATTCATCGCCGAAGACGGCATGATGATGACCGAATCGTTCAACGAATATATCAAACCATTGATCGGCGAACTGCCAAAATACGTCAAATTGAATTTTTATCCCGTGAAATAA
- a CDS encoding GlcNAc-PI de-N-acetylase, protein MKYYRRTKRGMVITENLNEIFSTWRVGEKWLFIGPHDDDIILGAGLLLQAALRNNVEVFALVTTDGRMGYCKAEQEHTISEIRKNETLESFRILGLPEENIFFANIPDCDTNSYIGRRKAKLGDPEIKGYTGLQNAFTYFLRKVSPSRVFLPTGADLHPDHKIVYQEVLISLFHAGGNIWPELGPALKNVPWAYEFSVYCDFATPPTIKVLADDLIFQKKLEGMLAYKSQEQIASLVENLKNGGPVEFFKSVDMAFYHPENHTADF, encoded by the coding sequence ATGAAGTACTATCGCAGAACAAAAAGAGGAATGGTTATTACAGAAAACCTCAACGAGATATTTTCAACATGGCGCGTCGGCGAAAAATGGCTGTTTATCGGTCCTCATGACGACGATATTATTCTCGGGGCCGGGCTTCTGCTTCAAGCCGCTCTCAGAAATAACGTCGAAGTCTTCGCACTTGTTACAACGGACGGTCGGATGGGTTATTGCAAAGCCGAACAGGAGCATACGATCAGCGAAATTCGCAAAAATGAGACGCTGGAATCTTTCCGAATTTTAGGCCTTCCTGAAGAAAATATCTTCTTTGCAAATATCCCCGACTGCGACACAAATTCGTATATCGGTCGCCGAAAAGCCAAACTCGGTGATCCAGAAATAAAAGGCTATACCGGTCTGCAAAACGCATTTACCTATTTTTTACGAAAAGTCAGCCCATCGCGCGTCTTTCTACCAACCGGCGCAGATTTACATCCCGATCATAAAATTGTCTATCAGGAAGTGCTCATCTCACTTTTCCATGCCGGCGGCAACATTTGGCCAGAACTGGGCCCAGCATTAAAAAATGTCCCATGGGCGTATGAATTTTCCGTTTATTGCGATTTCGCAACGCCTCCGACGATCAAAGTCCTTGCTGACGATCTCATTTTTCAGAAAAAACTCGAAGGCATGCTTGCTTATAAGTCACAGGAACAAATTGCTTCGCTCGTTGAAAATCTTAAGAATGGCGGACCGGTCGAATTTTTCAAATCCGTCGATATGGCTTTCTATCATCCCGAAAATCACACCGCCGATTTCTGA
- the ribD gene encoding riboflavin biosynthesis protein RibD, with translation MMMHEKWMKRALELAEGGRGWTSPNPVVGAVLVKDDQVVGEGFHHLFGAPHAEIEAIRSAGEKVAGSTLYVSLEPCCYFGKTLPCVEAIIQSGIHEVFVATIDPNPKVNGEGIRVLRNAGIPVTVGILEDQAKECNRGFFSVMQKNKPWVTLKLGLTTDGFIADVSGESQWITSEPSRVFAKEQRLKYDAVMVGMGTVFKDDPSLLPGNHTGFIPYRVVLDDVLNMPFRMKLVSDEYKKRTVLVVSTDAKEEKIKQMKALGVHVIQTERNELGWINLNAALKALTDFGITSIFCEGGGQVAGSLISERLIDELQVFIAPKIIGTGIMAFSGLLKSLNEAIQLRWSEPVKMGDDIFLIGALV, from the coding sequence ATGATGATGCACGAAAAATGGATGAAAAGAGCGCTGGAATTAGCGGAAGGCGGACGCGGATGGACGAGTCCGAATCCTGTCGTCGGCGCGGTTCTGGTTAAAGATGACCAAGTCGTTGGCGAAGGATTTCATCATTTATTTGGAGCGCCGCACGCGGAAATCGAAGCCATTCGTAGCGCCGGTGAAAAAGTCGCGGGTTCGACGCTTTATGTAAGTCTCGAACCGTGTTGTTATTTTGGGAAGACGCTGCCGTGTGTCGAAGCGATTATTCAATCCGGAATCCATGAAGTCTTCGTCGCTACCATTGACCCAAACCCGAAAGTTAATGGCGAAGGGATTCGTGTACTGAGAAATGCTGGAATTCCGGTGACGGTTGGCATTTTAGAGGATCAAGCCAAAGAATGCAATCGCGGCTTCTTTTCCGTGATGCAAAAAAATAAGCCATGGGTCACGTTAAAACTCGGATTGACTACGGACGGTTTTATCGCCGATGTCTCAGGGGAAAGTCAGTGGATTACTTCCGAACCGTCGCGTGTTTTTGCCAAAGAACAACGATTGAAGTATGATGCTGTGATGGTCGGAATGGGAACCGTTTTCAAAGACGATCCATCGTTACTGCCGGGAAATCATACGGGATTTATTCCCTATCGCGTGGTTCTCGATGATGTTCTGAATATGCCATTTCGGATGAAATTAGTGTCGGATGAATATAAAAAGCGAACGGTTTTGGTTGTTTCAACCGATGCAAAAGAAGAGAAGATCAAACAAATGAAAGCGCTTGGCGTTCATGTGATTCAAACGGAACGCAATGAACTTGGCTGGATTAATTTAAACGCGGCTCTAAAAGCGCTGACAGATTTTGGGATCACTTCAATATTCTGTGAAGGCGGAGGACAGGTTGCGGGGTCGTTGATTTCTGAACGGTTGATCGACGAATTGCAAGTGTTCATCGCGCCAAAAATTATCGGAACCGGGATCATGGCTTTTAGCGGATTGCTGAAATCACTCAATGAAGCGATTCAACTCCGATGGAGCGAGCCGGTCAAGATGGGTGATGACATTTTTCTAATAGGAGCGCTCGTCTGA
- a CDS encoding riboflavin synthase, whose product MFTGLIEEIGEIVGIIPNPEGKIFSISCRITMENLKIGDSVAVDGVCLTVVDLSENRFSAQAVHESLERSTLGIAKTGNRVNLERAMPANGRFGGHFVQGHIDGIAEIISWKFQSESAVLTIKIPDEFIRFIAEKGSIAVNGISLTIAKKEGLMVSIALIPTTLKTTNLSLKNVRDFVNIEVDLMAKYVENFLHQGKDALTSEKIKGWGFGRN is encoded by the coding sequence ATGTTTACCGGCTTAATCGAAGAAATCGGCGAAATTGTCGGAATAATTCCAAATCCCGAGGGAAAAATATTTTCCATCTCTTGTAGAATTACGATGGAAAATCTGAAAATCGGCGACAGCGTTGCCGTTGACGGCGTATGTCTCACGGTTGTCGATTTATCGGAGAATCGGTTTTCGGCGCAGGCGGTTCACGAATCGCTTGAACGTTCGACACTTGGGATTGCTAAAACCGGCAATCGCGTGAATCTGGAACGCGCAATGCCAGCCAATGGAAGATTCGGCGGGCATTTTGTTCAGGGGCACATCGATGGTATTGCGGAAATTATTTCATGGAAATTCCAGAGTGAGTCAGCGGTTCTGACGATTAAAATTCCCGATGAATTTATTCGGTTTATCGCTGAAAAAGGCTCAATTGCCGTTAACGGAATCAGCCTGACGATTGCGAAAAAGGAAGGTTTGATGGTGTCTATCGCATTGATTCCAACGACATTGAAAACGACAAATCTTTCATTGAAAAATGTACGCGATTTTGTCAATATCGAAGTCGATTTAATGGCAAAATATGTCGAAAATTTTCTGCATCAGGGAAAAGACGCGCTCACATCGGAGAAGATCAAAGGATGGGGATTTGGGAGAAATTGA
- a CDS encoding bifunctional 3,4-dihydroxy-2-butanone-4-phosphate synthase/GTP cyclohydrolase II yields MSEMKFNTVLSAVEDIKNGKFVIVVDDKNRENEGDFIIAAEKVTPAEVNFMAKYARGLMCVGLTQERARELDLGLMVQDNTALHNTRFTVSVDLKKGTSTGISAFDRAATIRAIVDSKTKPDDLGRPGHIFPIIARSGGVLRRAGHTEASVDLTKLAGLQPVSVMCEIMDEDGNMARGGALHKLAKNHGVKIITVADIIDYRLKNERYVERVSEADLPTSYGNFKVIIYLDKMTEKEHVALVVGDLRSGEPVLVRVHSECLTGDVFSSLRCDCGDQLHKAMTMVAKEGRGAILYLRQEGRGIGLRHKIEAYKLQEEGMDTVEANVRLGFLPDLRDYGMGAQILTDLGIKKMRLMTNNPKKIVGLQGYGLEVVERVPIEIPSNSINEKYLKTKRDKMGHLILKNK; encoded by the coding sequence ATGAGTGAAATGAAATTTAATACAGTCTTGTCTGCGGTTGAAGATATCAAAAATGGGAAGTTTGTGATTGTCGTCGATGATAAAAACCGTGAAAATGAAGGTGATTTTATCATCGCCGCGGAGAAAGTGACACCCGCAGAGGTCAATTTTATGGCTAAATATGCGCGCGGATTAATGTGCGTTGGTTTGACTCAGGAGCGAGCACGGGAACTGGATCTGGGATTGATGGTTCAGGACAACACGGCTCTTCACAATACGCGGTTTACTGTCAGCGTTGACTTGAAAAAGGGAACGTCAACCGGCATCTCAGCATTCGATCGCGCGGCGACGATTCGTGCGATTGTTGATTCTAAAACCAAGCCTGACGATCTTGGCCGTCCTGGACATATTTTTCCTATTATTGCTCGATCAGGCGGCGTGCTTCGCCGTGCCGGACACACAGAAGCATCGGTCGATCTGACAAAACTCGCGGGGCTTCAGCCGGTCAGCGTCATGTGCGAGATCATGGACGAGGACGGTAATATGGCCAGAGGCGGGGCGCTTCATAAATTGGCTAAAAATCATGGCGTGAAGATCATCACCGTCGCGGATATCATTGATTATCGCCTAAAAAATGAAAGGTACGTCGAGCGCGTTTCCGAAGCCGATCTGCCGACCAGTTACGGCAATTTTAAAGTTATCATTTATCTGGATAAAATGACTGAGAAAGAACACGTGGCTTTAGTTGTTGGCGATCTTAGATCAGGCGAACCGGTATTAGTTAGAGTTCACTCGGAATGTCTAACGGGCGACGTTTTTTCATCCTTGCGGTGTGATTGCGGCGACCAACTGCACAAAGCGATGACGATGGTTGCCAAAGAGGGACGCGGTGCAATTTTGTACCTAAGACAGGAGGGACGCGGCATCGGGCTTCGGCACAAAATCGAAGCTTACAAATTGCAGGAAGAAGGAATGGACACCGTCGAGGCAAACGTTAGACTCGGGTTCCTGCCAGATTTGCGGGATTATGGAATGGGCGCGCAGATTCTAACCGATCTCGGTATTAAAAAGATGCGCCTGATGACAAACAATCCGAAAAAAATCGTTGGACTTCAGGGTTACGGACTCGAGGTCGTTGAGCGCGTGCCGATTGAGATTCCGTCGAATTCGATCAATGAAAAATATCTGAAGACCAAACGCGATAAAATGGGACATTTAATCTTAAAAAACAAATAG